In Saccharospirillaceae bacterium, the genomic window AGCTGTCGAGCCCGAAGAACCCGGGTTCGGACGGTCGACAATAGATGCCTTGCACCGACGGGCTTGGTCAGAAAATCATCGCCGCCTTCTGCCATAGCATCCAGTTGGCGTTGTTTATCCTCTTCGCCCGACAGGTAAATAATCGGCAGATTGATATATTCTTTGTGCTGTCGAATGACCTTCGCGAGCTCCATACCGTTACAGTCTGGCATGTACATATCCATCAGTACCAGGTCCGGGTTGTAGTCGTTCAGTATATCCAGTACCTGTAACGGCTCGTTCACTATCTCTGTCAGCATTCCAGCTTTATTCAGCACTTTGGCGCTATACATCGCTTGTGATTTGGAATCATCCACAATCAGAATGCGGAACGGGTCTTCTGGCGTGGTGTCCAGCAGGTCTTCGAGGGTACCGATTAACGAATGAATCTCATCGCTGTTGTAAAGACCAATGCCACCACTGCGCATGGCATTCAGCTTTTGCTCAATGGTTGGTTGCTGCTGCTGGTAAGTAAACAGAATGGGCAGCAGTTGCTCGCGCTCTGACTGAATCTTATCGGCCAGCACCAAGCCATGGCCGTCAGCGACAAAATTAATGTCCAGCACCAGTGCTGCCGGATGACGCTCATGCAGGGCCGCGAGGAATGCCTGCTCGGTTTCCTGAATCGCGCCACGCAGACCAAAGTATTCCATTTGCTGCGACAGAGTTGCCGCCGTTTCCTGATGATCAACCGCAATGTAAATCGGTTTTTTACTGGGAATGAGATTATCTGCGCCGGCTTTGTCGCCGTGCCGCAACGCCGTTTCGCTGAGCTGGCGAACCTGTTTATTCAATTTTTCCAACTGATCACTGGCGGGGGGCTGGCCGCGTTTTATCTCGGCGAGAATGGTTAATAGTTCCCGTGCCAGAGCTACGTGTTTTTCAGCCTCAAATCGAGCGGCATAGCTCTCAAGCTTTTCCAATGCGCAGACAAAGTCTGACATTGCGGTAATCGACCAGTTGGTATCAGGCAGGCAGCGCCACAGGTCCAGTACCTGACGAACCTGATTAATCACCCGGTTTGAGAATAATTGCCTGAGTTTCTCGGCTTTGGTTTTTGCTTGAGTCATTAACTTCAATACCCATCTGTGACTTTACAAGCGTAGCACTTTCAGAAAGGGTCGTTGGTAATCACACAAGCGAAAATTGCTGGCTATAGTTAAGGGCAGTTACCGTTTTGTTGATATCTCCCATTCTATGGATCTGACCCTTCAATCCTCTGTCAGGATGTTAAAATCCTGCTCCCGGCTATTACTGCTGTTGTTTTGTTCATCTATGCCTGTGTGGCTGGTGGCAGACTGGGAGCGTTGGGTGCCATCGGACCTGATTGACAAGGCACGGCAGCAATACGGCAACTCAGCGGCCGAACGTATCCGGGACTGGCAAACCGAATTGCGTGACATTGCAGATGAGTCTGAAACCGAAAAACTGCGACGGGTAAACGACTTTTTTAACCGACATATTCGCTTTGTAAACGATGACAAGCACTGGGGGAAAGTTGATTATTGGGCAACGCCTTATGAAGCTC contains:
- a CDS encoding diguanylate cyclase, with the protein product MTQAKTKAEKLRQLFSNRVINQVRQVLDLWRCLPDTNWSITAMSDFVCALEKLESYAARFEAEKHVALARELLTILAEIKRGQPPASDQLEKLNKQVRQLSETALRHGDKAGADNLIPSKKPIYIAVDHQETAATLSQQMEYFGLRGAIQETEQAFLAALHERHPAALVLDINFVADGHGLVLADKIQSEREQLLPILFTYQQQQPTIEQKLNAMRSGGIGLYNSDEIHSLIGTLEDLLDTTPEDPFRILIVDDSKSQAMYSAKVLNKAGMLTEIVNEPLQVLDILNDYNPDLVLMDMYMPDCNGMELAKVIRQHKEYINLPIIYLSGEEDKQRQLDAMAEGGDDFLTKPVGARHLLSTVRTRVLRARQLQHLIARDSLTGLLNHTHILESLQDNLKQNDELPVSFVMIDIDHFKNINDQYGHPVGDIVIKNLSLFLKQSLRKSDSIGRYGGEEFAVILRDADSKQALQVMEKLRANFANLIHTSDKSLQVTFSCGLAQWCGESVSDLVERADQALYRAKHNGRNQVFAADSDA